The window GCGCGATGAGCTCCCACACGCCGGCCAAGGCGAGGAGCAGCCAGCCGCCGATCATGATCATCCCGCCGGCTGGGGCGGCCATCGGGAACAGCTTCACCTGCCATAGCGTGCGCACGGCGATGTCACCGGAGAACAGCGTCACGCCGACGAGCAGGACGAATGCCGTCAGCAGGAACGCGCCCGGATGCGCCGCGCGCGACGCCAGGGCGACGATCGCCGCCGCCGCGGTGGCGTGCATGAGCAGGAAGTAGGCGGGCGACGTCAGCGACGCCATGTCGTTGCCGTGCGCACCGGCAGCCGCGAGCCCGACGCCGGCGGCACCCGCCAATCCGGCAAAAATGAGAAGCAACGCTGCCAGTTGCACCATCAGCCCATCTCCACTCCGCACTCGACGCACTAGGCGGCGTCGCCGACCTTCACCGAAACCATCTTGTCCGGGTTCTGCACCGGTTCGCCGCGCTTGATCTTGTCGACGTTCTCCATGCCCTCGATCACCTTGCCCCACACCGTGTACTGCTTGTCGAGGAAGGTCGCGTCGTCGAACACGATGAAGAACTGGCTGTTGGCGCTGTCAGGGCTCTGCGAGCGCGCCATCGAGCAGACGCCGCGTACGTGCGGCTCGGCGTTGAACTCGGCCTTCAGGTTCGGATAGCTCGAGCCGCCGGTGCCGGTGCCCTTCGGGCAGCCGGTCTGCGCCATGAAGCCCTCGATGACGCGGTGGAACGGAATGCCGTCATAGAAGCCTTCGCGCACCAGCTGCTTGATGCGCTCGACGTGCTTGGGCGCGAGGTCCGGGCGCAGCTCGATGACCACGCGGCCCTTGGTCGTCTCGATGATGAGGGTGTTCTCCGGATCGGGGTTCGCCATGGTTGTCTCCAAGCTTTAGGTTGGGGAAATAGGGTTTAGGGGGTGACGCGCCGGGCGGCAAATCAGGCGCTTTTTGCCTGGCGCACGTGCCAGCAGACGCCGGCCGGATCGATGAGGTGCACCTCGCGGCCCCAGGGATAGTCGTGCGGTGCCTTGAGCCGCACGCCGGCAAAGCGCTCGGCCAGCCCGTTGCCGGAAATGTATTGCCAGTAGGCGTCGAGGTCGCCGACCTCGATGACGTGCATCTGGTTCGTCTGCCACTCAGGGACGTCGATATCCTGCAGCATGAACGCCGCCTCGCCGAAGCGCAGCCCAACGAGGCCCTCGTGCCGCCACTGCACGCCAAAGCCCAACTCGCCGAAAAAGGCGATCGACAGCTCGAAGTCGCGCCCACCCGGCACGAACGGGATGAGCGCCGTCGCCGTGGTCGGCGGCAACGTCACTTCTTGTCCGACTGCAGGTAAACCTTTTCCATCACGTCGGGGATCGGCGGCGGCTCGCCCTTGGCGATTTTGTCGATCGCGTCCATGCCTTCGACCACCTGCCCCCACACCGTATATTGGCCGGTGAGGCTCGAGCAGCCCGTGTCGTCGAAGCAGATGAAGAACTGGCTGTTGGCACTGTTGGGGTCAGCGGTGCGGGCCGCGCCGACGGTACCGCGCTTGTATGGCTCGGGGGAGAACTCGGCCGGCACGTCGGGATAGTTCGAGCCGCCGGCGCCCGTTCCCGCGGGATCACCCGTCTGCGCCATGAACCCGCCGATCACGCGGTGAAACTTCAACCCGTCGTAGAAGCCTTCCTTGGCGAGCTGCTTGATCCGCTCCACGTGCTTGGGCGCGAGGTCGGGGCGCAGCTTCACCAGGGCCTTTCCGTGCTTCGTCTCGATGACGAGGATGTCGCTATCGGCGGCGCCGGTCGTGCCGGGCTGCTCGGAGCAAGCCGCGCCGGCGAAGACGCAGAACGCCAGGGCAAAGCAGGTCAAAAACCGCATGGGGCACACCTTCCGATTTCTGGGCTGAGAGACCTCGAAGCGGCCGATGGCCGGGCCGCTATGCACGGCATTCTTACCGCTCCAGGCGGCGGCCGCGCAACTGACCAGTCGCAGTCTCGGGGGGCATGCGGCAACAAATTTTGCCCGGCTGCGCCGACGGCAATCCGACGAATTGCTTTTAGTTGCGAGCCTTTGTCTTGAGGCGCGCGGCGATGGCTGGCGAGACGAACGGCGAGACGTCGCCCCCCATCTGTGCGATCTGCCGGACGAGGTTGGCGGCGATGTGCGCCACCGACGGCGTCGCTGCGAGAAACACCGTCTCGATGCCTGGCGCCATGGCGCCGTTCATGCCCGCCATGCCCACCTCGTAGTCGAAGTCCGTCGCATCGCGCAGGCCGCGTACGATCACGCTTGCGCCCGTCTCGCGTGCCGCGTCGACCGCGAGACCGCCGAACGTGACGATGTCGATCGCGGTGCCTGTCTTTTTGGCAATCGGCGCCGTCTCGCTCTCCAGCATGGCGACGCGCTCGGCGACAGTGAACATCGGCTGCTTGGCGTCGTGGGTGCCGACACCGATGACCAGGCGATCGACCAGCCGGCAGGCGCGCGCGATCACGTCCGTGTGCCCGAGGGTCACGGGGTCGAACGAGCCGGGATAGAAGCCGATGCGTTTCATGGGCCGACGAGTTGCATGACACACGCAAGTTGTGTGCGTGCCGATGCTACAACGCCCTACCCCATCGCCGTAAACAAATGCGCGCAACCCTTTCGTCTGCCATCCTCGGCCCATGCCGGAGGCATGCCTTCCGCATGACGCCGAGGACCCAGCTCTCGGTTTTCACATCGCCGGCGTGACCGCGCTGAGCCGTGGGTCCTCGGGACAAGCCGAAGGATGACAGTTCGGAGTGCGGCGTGCCCTACTTCGGCGGGGCGGTGGTGCGGCTGGCGAACAGGTCTTCCAGGTTGAACCGGTAGCCGACGCCGGCGCTGATGATCCACGGGTCGATGTCGACGTCCGCCTTCACCGTGCCCAGCGCCGTGTTGTTCCAGGTGACGTCCGTGTTCAGCCACACCTTCTTCACGTCGGCGTTCAGGTACCAGCCCTGACCGAGCGAAATGTCGGTGCCCGCCTGCAGCGCGAAGCCGAACGCGTCGTCGATGTCGACGCTCGACGCGCCGAGCGCGTTGGCGCCCGTGCCCTCGTTGAAGAAGTGGATGTACTGCACGCCCGCGCCGACGTACGGCTTGATCGGGCCGAGACCGGCGAAGTGGTACTGCAGCGTGACGACGGGCGGGAAGATCCACGTATCGGCAATCTCGCCGAGGCCGGCGATGGCGCCTTTGCCGTCCACCGAATGCTTCGAGAAGCAGCAGAACAACTCGACCGCCCAGTTGCTGTCGAAGAAGTAGCTGAGCGTCAGCGCCGGGATGACCTGCGTCGAGACCTCGGCATTGGCGCCGGCGATGCCGACGCCGTTGGCGCTCACCGCCGCGTCGGTATCGGGATCGACCACGGTGCCGAGCACGCGCACCATGAAATCTCCCTGCGTGTCGCCCGCCTGCGCGGGAGGCACCGTGGCGGTCCCGACAATCAACGCCAATGCACCCGCGCGTATCACTGCTCGCATGTCGCTCTCCTCCAGTGGGCGCCGTCCGGAGCGCCCAAATCAATGCGCGCAGCGTTGATGCAAACGATTGATTTGCCGAGCGATTAGCCAGCCGGCTGGCTGACCCCGGTCAGCGCCATGCGCGTCCACCGCGTCCTGTGTCCGCGTCGACACGCAGTGCTGACGGCGGTCAAGCGCCCTGCGGCGCACGCAACCTCGGCGCCTTGACCAGGATCAAGGCCGCGCGACGCGCCGCCCCCGAGAATTGACGGCATGAGTCTCCTCTCTCAGACCGCCGCATCCCCCGCCGTGAGCCCGCAACAGACCTCGCAACGATCTGTTCCGCCAGGCGCCGCTCCCGAGCAGCAGATGCGCGAGCACGCGACCGCGGTCCGCACGCGGCGCCGCCAGCGACTCGCCCTCGACCACGCGCCGGCCGAGGTCGTCTACGTCGTCCGCTCCGGTCTTCTCGCCATCGAAACTGCGGCACCCGGCAAGCATCGACAGTTGCTCGAGCTGTTCTATCCGGGCGACATTGTCCGCCGCGCTCTGGTACCCGAGCTGCCGGGCGTCGCACTGACCGCGCTCGGCGTTTCCGAGGTGTGGCGGCTGCCGGCGCGCAGCTTCGATGCCCTGCTCGCCGCGAGCCCGGAGCAGTGCGTGCTTGCGCGCCGCCGGCTCGCCGAGCAGCACGCCCGCGCCACGCTGCACGCCTCCATCGTCGGTGCCCTCACCGGCGACGAGCGCTTCGCGTCGCTGTTGATCGAGATTGGCCTGCGCCTGGGATCGAGCGCCCCCACGGGAATGGCGCTCGATGTGCCGCTGTCGCGCACCGACATCGCCGACTACCTGGCGCTCAATCCGGACACGCTGAGCCGCATCACCTCGCGCTTTCGCGCCCGCGGATTGCTGCTCAGCGCGCGTTCAGGCCGCACCGTGCTGCCGGCCTGGGAGGCGCTGTGCGCCGCCACGCCCGTCGCCGCGGCCCTCCTCGCCCTCCACACCCCCCGCGCCGCGTAGACAGGTGTCATCCCGCCACTTGTTGCCGGGATGACAATTGTCGCATCGATGCGTGCGTCAGTCGGCGGGAGGCGCGTCGCCGTTCTGGGCGTCGCCCGCTTCCTCGCCGCTGTCGCTGCCGTCGTCGGGGATGCGCTCGACCGAGACAACCTTCTCCTCAGCGTCGGTCTTGAAGATGCGCACGCCCTGCGTATTGCGGCCGGCGATGCGCACGTCGTTGACCGGGCAGCGGATGAGCTGACCGCCGTCCGTCACCAGCATGATCTGGTCGGTATCGACGACCGGGAACGAGGCGACTAGTGGCCCGTTGCGGTCGTTGACCACCATGGCGACGATGCCCTTGCCGCCGCGCCCGGAGGTCCGGTACTCGTACGACGACGACCGCTTGCCAAAGCCGCGCTCTGACAGCGTGAGCACGAACTGCTCCTTGCCCGACAGCTCCGCGTAACGCTCCGAGGTGAGCTCGGCGGTGCCCTCGACGACCTCCTCGTCGGCGTCGACCTCTCTCGTTTCCTCGGCGATCTCCTCGCCCTGCGCCCGGCGCAGCATGTTCGCCTGTTTCAGGTAGGCGGCGCGCTCGGCAGGATCGGCGTCGACGTGCGTCAGCACCGTCATCGAGATGATGTTGTCGTCGTCGTCCAGCTTGATGCCGCGCACGCCGTCGCTGTCACGCCCCTTGAACAGGCGCACCTCGTCGGCGAGCAGGAAGCGGATGCAGCGGCCGCGCGCGGTGGTCAGCAGCACGTCGTTCTCCGGCGTGCAGATGTTCACCGAGACGATGGCGTCGCCATCGTCGAGCTTCATGGCGATCTTGCCGTTGCGGTTGATGTTCTCGAAGTCCGAGAGCGCGTTGCGCCGCACCCTGCCCGAGCGCGTGGCGAACGCCAGCTGCAGCGTGCCCCACGTCTCGGCATCCTCGGGCAGCGGCAGAATGGAGGTGATGACCTCACCCTGCACCAGCGGCAGCAGGTTGACCAACGCCTTGCCGACGGCTTGCGGCGTCGACGCCGGCAGGCGCCATACCTTCATCCGGTAGCACATGCCGCGCGAGGAGAAGAACAGGACTGGCGTGTGCGTGGACGCCACGAACAGCGTGGTGATGACGTCCTCTTCGCGCGTGCCGGCACCCGAGCGGCCCTTGCCGCCGCGCCGCTGCGCCCGATACGTCCCCAGCGGCACGCGTTTGATGTAACCTTTGAGCGAGACGGTAACGACGCAGTCCTCGCGCTGGATGAGGTCCTCGTCCTCGACATCGCCGTCGATCTCGAGGATCTCGGTTTTGCGCGGCGTGGCGAACTCTTCCCGGATCGCGGTGAGCTCGCCCCTGACGATCTCGACAATGCGCAAACGCGAAGCGAGGATGGCCAGGTACTCTTTGATCTCCTCGCCGATCTTCTTCAACTCGTCGGCGATCTCGTCGCGGCCGAGAGCCGTCAGGCGGGCAAGGCGCAACTCGAGGATCGCCTTGGCCTGCTCTTCGGACAGCTTGTAGGTGCCGTCCTTCTGGACCTTGTGGCGCGGGTCGGCGATTAGCTCGACCAGCGGGGCGATGTCGCGCGCCGGCCAGTCGCGCTCCATCAACTGCTCGCGCGCCACCGCCGGGCTCGGCGCATGGCGGATGAGCTTGATGACCTCGTCGAGGTTGGCAACGGCGATGGCCAAGCCGACCAACACGTGGGCGCGGTCGCGCGCTTTGTTGAGCAGGAACTTGGTACGGCGGCTCACCACTTCCTCGCGGAAGTTGGTGAAGGCCTCGATCATGTCCTTGAGATTGAGGCTCTCCGGGCGGCCGCCGTTGATCGCCAGCATGTTGGCGCCGAACGTCGTCTGCAGGTCGGAGAAGCGATAGAGCTGGTTCAGCACCACGTCGGCGACCGCATCGCGCTTCAGCTCGATGACGATGCGCATGCCTTCACGGTTGGTCTCGTCCCAGATGTCCGCGATGCCTTCGACGCGCTTCTCGCGCACCAGGTCGGCGATCTTCTCGATCAGCGTCTTCTTGTTGATCTGATAGGGGATCGCCGTGACGATCAGCGCCTCGCGGTCCTTGCGGATCTCCTCCACCTCGACCCTGGCGCGCATCAGGATCGAGCCGCGGCCCTTGTGGTAGGCGGCGAGGATGCCGCTACGGCCGATGATCAGAGCGCCGGTCGGGAAGTCCGGGCCTTGGACGATCTGGCACAGCTCGTCGATGGATATCTCGGGATTTTCCAGGTGTGCGAGGCAGGCGTCGATCACCTCGCCCAAGTTGTGCGGGGGAATGTTCGTCGCCATGCCGACGGCGATGCCGCCGGCACCGTTGACCAGCAGGTTGGGGAACTTTGCCGGCATCACTGACGGCTCGAGCAGACGGTCGTCGTAGTTGGGCTTGAAGTCGACGGTGTCCTTGTCGAGGTCATCGAGCAGGTACTGGGCGATCTTAGACAGCCGCGCCTCGGTGTAGCGTTCGGCCGCGGGCGGATCGCCGTCGACGGAGCCGAAGTTGCCCTGCCCGTCGATCAGCGGCACGCGCAAGGAGAACTCCTGCGCCATGCGCACCAGCGCGTCGTAGATCGCCAGGTTGCCGTGCGGATGGAAGTCGCCCATCGTGTCGCCCACGACCTTGGACGACTTCATGTGCTTCTTGTTCCAGTCGAGCCCCAGCCGCTGCATGGCGTAGAGGATGCGGCGGTGCACCGGCTTCAAGCCATCGCGCACGTCGGGCAGCGCCCGCGAGATGATGACGCTCATCGCGTACTCGAGGTACGAGCGCTTCATCTCGTCGGAGATCGAAACGGGTCGGATGTCGCTCGGCTCTTTGCCGCCGGGCGCCTTGTCGTCGGTGTGGTCGGCCACGATTTTTTGCTGTCCGCTGATAGCGCGACGCACGCCCTGAGGCGTGCGTCGGGTGGGCTCTGAATCTACCTGTGATCATACGCCATCCGACCCCCGCGGCGCAATCTGCGGGCAGGTATTTCCAGGGCTTCATACCCCCATATTTTCGCCTTCCGAATCAGCGCATTAGCGCCCTATCGCAAATCCGCGCCAGCCGCTTGCGGCGTCTTGTGCCTGACACGCCGAGGGGCTACATGCCTCCAGCGCGGCGGCATGGTTAATGCTAGGTTGCGCGCCCGGATGCGCCGAGGCGGTCCGGTGAACAGAACGAAGGAGAGTTCGATGCACAGAGGCGTGTTGGCCTTGGCGGCCGTGGCAGCGTTGTGGACGGCGCCGGCATTCGCCCAGACGGCCACCGTTCCCCAGGACGTATTTCTGACGAGCCAGGGCGACGGCCAGTACCTCGCCAAGGATCTCATACTCGGCGCCAAGGTGCACAATGCCGAAGGTGCCATCGTCGGCGACATCGAGGATCTGATCCTCAACGCCGACAACCAGATCCAGGGCGTCATCATGGGCGTTGGCGGTTTCGCCGGCTGGGGCGAGAAGCGCGTCGGCGTGGCGCTCTCCGCACTGCAGATCAAGAACGAGAACGGCGTCGTCACCGTGACGCTGCCGCAGGCGACGAAGGAAACACTCGAAGCACTCGCCACATTCGAGCGCAAGCAGCCGGCGAAGTCGCTGCTCGACCGCGCCATCGAGAAGGCGAAGGAATTGTCCGACAAGGGCTCGGTGACGGCGAAGGACGCCTACGACAAGGCGAAAGAGGAAGCGGGCCCGGCGCTCGAGAAGGCAAGCGAGGCTGCAAAGAAAACTTACGAGGAGAGCGTGAAGCCGGCGCTCGAGAAGGCGGGCGAGGCGACGAAGAACGCCTACGACGCCGCCAAGGAGACGCTGCAGGCGCCGCCGGCGACCGACACCCCGGCCACCACCCCGCCGGCTACGGAGCCTGCCGCTCCAGCGACACCTCCGGCCGAGACGCCGAAAGAGACGCCTCCGGCCTCGCCGTAAACGGCGGCCTGCACGGAATCAAAAAGAGCCCCGCGGCATCGCTGCGGGGCTCTTCGTTTATGCGCGTCACGTCGCTGCGAGGTGCCATTGCCGACAATCAACGTCATCCCCACGGAGGTGGGGACCCAGCCACATGTCTACTAACCCACCGTCGTCGCGAGGTGTCGTGTCTAGGTTCCCGCCTGCGCGGGAATGACGATGTGGGTGGCGGTCTGCGCCGGCATCAGTAATCGCGTTGAGCGCTATTCTCTAAAGAAAAGAGCCCCGCGGCATCGCTGCGGGGCTCTTCGTTTATGCCAGGCATGATCGCCTTAGCGGCCGAGCACGCAGACGGTCGCCGGGCCCTTGATCAGGTTCAATCCGAGCGTCTGCCGATACGTCAGGCCGACGCGATCGATGGCGCGACGCTCGCCGCGCAGATCGAGCGGAGGCGTCTCCTCGCCGTCGCCGATCTTCTTGCGCACTTGCAGCTCGTCGGGCGGCCCGCGTTCGTAGACGACGGTCAAGTCAATGAGCTCGATCTTGCTGCCGCGCACGGCCAGCTTGATGGCGCTGAAGCGCCCCTCGCGGCGGCCGACGCGGATCGAATCCCGGTCAGGCTTGATGCCTACCTTGCCGCAGCCGAGCTCGACCCAGCTCAGCGGCGGCGGCGGAGGCGGCGGAGGCATGTCGCGCAGACCGAACACCGCCACCTTGGCGCGGCCGCGGACGTTCGGGTTCGAGCGATAGACGATCTCGATGCGGTCGATCAGACGATCACGGCCGATCAGGTCGATCGGCCGCGTGCGCTCGCCCCGGCGAATGACCTGGCGGACGCGCACGTCCTGCGGCGCGCCGCGGTTGAAGAACACCTTGAGGTCGAGGATCTCGACATCGTTGTCGCGGACTTCCAGCGCGATCCTGGAGAAGAAACCTTCGCGGCGGCCGACGCGGATGACATCGCGATCGACGCCGAAGCCGACGGCCTGCTCGCCGAGCAGCTCCCACTGCTCACGTCCCGGAGGCCCGCGGTCGCGATCGAATCCCGGAGGGCCACGGTCACGATCGAATCCCGGCGGACCGCGATCGCGATCACGACCCTGCGCCGACGCCACGTCGGCAGCCAGCGGAATGACGAGCAGTGCGAGTAGAGGCGCCACGATGGATCGCCCGAGCATAGTGTTACTCCCCAAATCGATCGGCCGGCCCGCGGCCGACCCAGTGACAGCCCGCTTGTGCGGGCCTTCGACGACCGAATTGTGATAGCGCGTTCAAAATGAACGCAGGCTGCATGCCAGCCCGCGCCGCTAACTGCCGGTAATAACGAGATATTACCAGAAGCCGCCAATGGCTGCGGAACGCCTGCGCGCCTGCAATCCGGCCACCTTGAAGCTGGCGTGGATGGCCGCCGTCCATGCGGAGCATGGCTTCGCCACAACGCGGCCATGACGCTAGGTGGCGGGATAGAGCGGAGCCTTAGAACGGGATCTCGTCGTCGAGCTGCTTGTCGAAGCCGCCGCCGCCCTTCGAGCCGCCGCCGCCGCCACCGCCGCGCGAGGGAGAACGTGCCGGCGCTTCGTAGCCGCCGCTGCTGTCGCCGCCGTAGTCCGCCTGGCCGCCCTCGCTCATGCCGCTGCTGCCACCGGCGCGGCCGTCGAGCATCGTCAGGTTGCCGTTGAAGCCCTGCAGCACGACCTCGGTCGAGTAGCGGTCCTGGCCGTCCTGGCCCTGCCACTTGCGGGTCTGCAGCTGGCCCTCGATGAACACCTTGGCGCCCTTCTTTAGGTACTGCTCGGCGATCTTGCAGAGGTTCTCGTTGAAGATGACGACCGAGTGCCACTCGGTCTTC of the Hyphomicrobium album genome contains:
- a CDS encoding DUF423 domain-containing protein; translated protein: MVQLAALLLIFAGLAGAAGVGLAAAGAHGNDMASLTSPAYFLLMHATAAAAIVALASRAAHPGAFLLTAFVLLVGVTLFSGDIAVRTLWQVKLFPMAAPAGGMIMIGGWLLLALAGVWELIAQRSA
- a CDS encoding peptidylprolyl isomerase, with amino-acid sequence MANPDPENTLIIETTKGRVVIELRPDLAPKHVERIKQLVREGFYDGIPFHRVIEGFMAQTGCPKGTGTGGSSYPNLKAEFNAEPHVRGVCSMARSQSPDSANSQFFIVFDDATFLDKQYTVWGKVIEGMENVDKIKRGEPVQNPDKMVSVKVGDAA
- a CDS encoding VOC family protein, which produces MTLPPTTATALIPFVPGGRDFELSIAFFGELGFGVQWRHEGLVGLRFGEAAFMLQDIDVPEWQTNQMHVIEVGDLDAYWQYISGNGLAERFAGVRLKAPHDYPWGREVHLIDPAGVCWHVRQAKSA
- a CDS encoding peptidylprolyl isomerase; this encodes MRFLTCFALAFCVFAGAACSEQPGTTGAADSDILVIETKHGKALVKLRPDLAPKHVERIKQLAKEGFYDGLKFHRVIGGFMAQTGDPAGTGAGGSNYPDVPAEFSPEPYKRGTVGAARTADPNSANSQFFICFDDTGCSSLTGQYTVWGQVVEGMDAIDKIAKGEPPPIPDVMEKVYLQSDKK
- the coaD gene encoding pantetheine-phosphate adenylyltransferase: MKRIGFYPGSFDPVTLGHTDVIARACRLVDRLVIGVGTHDAKQPMFTVAERVAMLESETAPIAKKTGTAIDIVTFGGLAVDAARETGASVIVRGLRDATDFDYEVGMAGMNGAMAPGIETVFLAATPSVAHIAANLVRQIAQMGGDVSPFVSPAIAARLKTKARN
- a CDS encoding OmpW/AlkL family protein, whose protein sequence is MRAVIRAGALALIVGTATVPPAQAGDTQGDFMVRVLGTVVDPDTDAAVSANGVGIAGANAEVSTQVIPALTLSYFFDSNWAVELFCCFSKHSVDGKGAIAGLGEIADTWIFPPVVTLQYHFAGLGPIKPYVGAGVQYIHFFNEGTGANALGASSVDIDDAFGFALQAGTDISLGQGWYLNADVKKVWLNTDVTWNNTALGTVKADVDIDPWIISAGVGYRFNLEDLFASRTTAPPK
- a CDS encoding Crp/Fnr family transcriptional regulator; translation: MSLLSQTAASPAVSPQQTSQRSVPPGAAPEQQMREHATAVRTRRRQRLALDHAPAEVVYVVRSGLLAIETAAPGKHRQLLELFYPGDIVRRALVPELPGVALTALGVSEVWRLPARSFDALLAASPEQCVLARRRLAEQHARATLHASIVGALTGDERFASLLIEIGLRLGSSAPTGMALDVPLSRTDIADYLALNPDTLSRITSRFRARGLLLSARSGRTVLPAWEALCAATPVAAALLALHTPRAA
- the gyrA gene encoding DNA gyrase subunit A; the encoded protein is MADHTDDKAPGGKEPSDIRPVSISDEMKRSYLEYAMSVIISRALPDVRDGLKPVHRRILYAMQRLGLDWNKKHMKSSKVVGDTMGDFHPHGNLAIYDALVRMAQEFSLRVPLIDGQGNFGSVDGDPPAAERYTEARLSKIAQYLLDDLDKDTVDFKPNYDDRLLEPSVMPAKFPNLLVNGAGGIAVGMATNIPPHNLGEVIDACLAHLENPEISIDELCQIVQGPDFPTGALIIGRSGILAAYHKGRGSILMRARVEVEEIRKDREALIVTAIPYQINKKTLIEKIADLVREKRVEGIADIWDETNREGMRIVIELKRDAVADVVLNQLYRFSDLQTTFGANMLAINGGRPESLNLKDMIEAFTNFREEVVSRRTKFLLNKARDRAHVLVGLAIAVANLDEVIKLIRHAPSPAVAREQLMERDWPARDIAPLVELIADPRHKVQKDGTYKLSEEQAKAILELRLARLTALGRDEIADELKKIGEEIKEYLAILASRLRIVEIVRGELTAIREEFATPRKTEILEIDGDVEDEDLIQREDCVVTVSLKGYIKRVPLGTYRAQRRGGKGRSGAGTREEDVITTLFVASTHTPVLFFSSRGMCYRMKVWRLPASTPQAVGKALVNLLPLVQGEVITSILPLPEDAETWGTLQLAFATRSGRVRRNALSDFENINRNGKIAMKLDDGDAIVSVNICTPENDVLLTTARGRCIRFLLADEVRLFKGRDSDGVRGIKLDDDDNIISMTVLTHVDADPAERAAYLKQANMLRRAQGEEIAEETREVDADEEVVEGTAELTSERYAELSGKEQFVLTLSERGFGKRSSSYEYRTSGRGGKGIVAMVVNDRNGPLVASFPVVDTDQIMLVTDGGQLIRCPVNDVRIAGRNTQGVRIFKTDAEEKVVSVERIPDDGSDSGEEAGDAQNGDAPPAD
- a CDS encoding PRC-barrel domain-containing protein; amino-acid sequence: MHRGVLALAAVAALWTAPAFAQTATVPQDVFLTSQGDGQYLAKDLILGAKVHNAEGAIVGDIEDLILNADNQIQGVIMGVGGFAGWGEKRVGVALSALQIKNENGVVTVTLPQATKETLEALATFERKQPAKSLLDRAIEKAKELSDKGSVTAKDAYDKAKEEAGPALEKASEAAKKTYEESVKPALEKAGEATKNAYDAAKETLQAPPATDTPATTPPATEPAAPATPPAETPKETPPASP
- a CDS encoding single-stranded DNA-binding protein, translating into MAGSVNKVILVGNLGKDPEIRRTQDGRPIANLRIATSETWRDKSTGERREKTEWHSVVIFNENLCKIAEQYLKKGAKVFIEGQLQTRKWQGQDGQDRYSTEVVLQGFNGNLTMLDGRAGGSSGMSEGGQADYGGDSSGGYEAPARSPSRGGGGGGGSKGGGGFDKQLDDEIPF